In Desulfovibrio desulfuricans DSM 642, a single window of DNA contains:
- a CDS encoding biotin--[acetyl-CoA-carboxylase] ligase, with product MPPVCHSQPFEGSSPTGADKNFIPRIWRFGKVGSCLDTAANLAARGWLDPWDCVQVVSQTAGRGQLRRQWHSPAGNVYAALRLPLAPPFDGTAAAPAVGALLAEALAMDGWQVRLKWPNDLVLCTSEDEPRKLAGILLEERGGVLLAGIGINVHWSPPAEQMRADAALEATSLAAQYKSATFAPPMAEALWQTLVKRMFSAYINCHSFPEGWRARAESLLLWRGENVELRDGDRIVRGWLAGLGTSGGLCLNINGRLEEFICGSLRLSPARE from the coding sequence ATGCCCCCAGTATGTCACAGCCAACCGTTTGAGGGAAGCTCCCCCACTGGCGCTGACAAAAATTTTATTCCGCGTATCTGGCGCTTTGGCAAGGTCGGCTCTTGCCTTGATACCGCTGCAAACCTTGCGGCGCGGGGCTGGCTTGATCCGTGGGACTGTGTTCAGGTTGTCAGCCAGACAGCGGGGCGCGGGCAGTTGCGGCGTCAGTGGCATTCGCCTGCGGGCAACGTGTATGCGGCCCTGCGTCTGCCGCTTGCGCCCCCTTTTGACGGCACGGCGGCGGCCCCGGCAGTAGGTGCCCTGCTGGCCGAAGCGCTGGCAATGGACGGTTGGCAGGTGCGCCTGAAATGGCCCAATGATCTTGTGCTGTGTACGTCAGAAGACGAACCCAGAAAACTGGCAGGCATACTGCTGGAGGAGCGGGGCGGGGTGCTGCTGGCTGGCATTGGCATAAATGTGCACTGGTCGCCACCGGCGGAACAGATGCGAGCGGACGCCGCTCTGGAGGCAACCAGCCTTGCCGCCCAGTATAAATCCGCCACTTTTGCACCTCCAATGGCCGAAGCCTTGTGGCAAACCCTTGTAAAGCGCATGTTTTCAGCTTATATTAACTGCCACTCTTTTCCCGAGGGGTGGAGAGCCCGTGCGGAGTCTCTTTTGCTCTGGCGCGGCGAGAACGTGGAGCTGCGTGACGGTGACCGCATCGTACGCGGCTGGCTGGCGGGCCTAGGAACGTCAGGCGGCCTGTGTCTTAACATCAACGGACGGCTTGAGGAATTCATTTGCGGTAGTCTCCGGCTGAGCCCTGCGCGGGAATGA
- a CDS encoding pyruvate carboxylase, which produces MANKTFSEVQDFLKGKVILVANRGIPARRICRSIRERFDAVAAMTATDVDKTAPAASTAQELMLLGTDPRAYLDIDRIIDKAKQRGVVGIHPGWGFASEDTRFPQRCKEAGITFIGATAEAMNLLGNKVQAREVARKLGIPVVPGSEGAVDIPTARQLINEIGLPIMLKAEGGGGGRGIFAIHNEADLEDAFFKASTMAQASFGNPRLFVEKFLADVRHIEIQVIADMYGNVFAFDERDCTVQRNHQKLIEITPSPWPGMTKNLRDRLKDYSRRLVRAVGYHSLATVEFLVTPDGTPYLIEVNTRLQVEHGITECRYGIDLVEEQIAVAFGAELRYREESQRPSYWAMQVRINCENPQDNFAPNSGLISRYVSPGGPGVRLDSNISAGYEFPANYDSAGALLISYATDWEKVLGITERALSEYVIGGIKTTIPFFRQVIKHPLFKQGGINTNFIATHPELMVYTDLAPEGERLAKLVAEISAKGFNPYVQLGEYRSSSTPCLGPFEPVLPPISTAARRQPSPYPQGDRMATLDYIRDSGLVHFTDTTTRDLTQSNSGNRLRLAEDRLMGPYLDNAGFFSLENGGGAHFHVAMLANMTYPFTEAKEWNRFAPKTLKQLLVRSTNVLGYTPQPRNLMLKTGEMICDHYQVVRCFDFLNHVENMRPIAEVVMDRKDIIFQPAISMSWAKGFDVKHYLGVTEAMLRMVGDIMGASPKEASRHIILGLKDMAGVCPPRFMDELVKALRKAWPELVLHYHRHYTDGLFVPSCGAAAKAGAHIIDVGLGSSVRSYGQGDVLATMAYIEDELGLKCNLDKNAIRDANFVCKQIMPYYDRYCAPYFQGIDYDVTRHGMPGGATSSSQEGAMKQGYIHLLPYMLKFLEGTRQIVRYHDVTPGSQITWNTAFLAVTGAWKRGGEDEVRYLLEVLGQITRTPEKELTDEMRRARLNIYQDCNDAFRNLLQGKFGKLPLGFPADWVYQSAFGSDWKSAMAARTEASPLESLAEVNLAAEEKACAEILKRKPNDEEFVLYLNHPADALKTIQFKSKFGDPNNLPLHIWFEGLKVGQDLYFNDSSGKPHHLLLLSISNPNDAGISICRYVLDSEFMSCEVQVRQPSGNGAKSTIMADTANKYHVGAPSNGDLWVMYVHPGDVVKAGEELFNVSIMKQEKAVLAPIDGMVKRVLKTADFKENKQMVSVREGELIVELGPVPRICGNEACGQPIPMDNIAFCPYCGVRVS; this is translated from the coding sequence ATGGCCAACAAGACATTCTCGGAAGTTCAGGATTTTTTGAAGGGCAAGGTAATACTGGTAGCTAACCGCGGTATTCCGGCCCGTCGCATTTGTCGTTCCATCCGCGAACGTTTTGACGCGGTAGCGGCAATGACTGCGACTGATGTGGACAAAACGGCCCCTGCGGCCTCAACGGCGCAGGAACTGATGCTGCTCGGGACAGACCCCCGCGCGTATCTGGATATTGACCGCATTATCGACAAAGCCAAACAACGTGGCGTAGTCGGCATTCACCCCGGCTGGGGGTTTGCTTCCGAGGACACGCGCTTTCCGCAGCGCTGCAAAGAGGCGGGCATCACCTTTATCGGCGCGACAGCCGAGGCCATGAACCTCTTGGGCAACAAGGTTCAGGCTCGAGAAGTGGCTCGCAAATTGGGCATTCCTGTTGTGCCCGGCTCTGAAGGAGCCGTGGATATTCCTACCGCCCGCCAGCTTATCAACGAGATCGGGCTGCCCATCATGCTCAAGGCAGAAGGGGGCGGCGGCGGTCGCGGTATTTTTGCCATTCATAACGAGGCTGATCTGGAAGACGCCTTTTTCAAGGCTTCCACCATGGCTCAGGCTTCGTTTGGCAATCCGCGCCTGTTTGTGGAAAAGTTCCTTGCCGATGTGCGCCACATTGAGATTCAGGTCATTGCCGACATGTACGGCAACGTGTTCGCCTTTGACGAACGCGATTGCACCGTGCAGCGCAACCACCAGAAACTCATTGAAATCACGCCTTCGCCCTGGCCGGGCATGACCAAGAACCTGCGCGACAGGCTCAAGGATTATTCCCGCCGCCTTGTGCGCGCCGTGGGCTACCATTCCCTTGCCACGGTCGAATTCCTCGTTACGCCTGACGGTACGCCGTACCTTATTGAAGTTAACACCCGTTTGCAGGTTGAACACGGCATCACCGAATGCCGCTACGGCATTGACCTTGTGGAAGAGCAGATCGCCGTGGCCTTTGGCGCGGAACTGCGCTACCGCGAAGAAAGCCAGCGTCCTTCGTACTGGGCCATGCAGGTGCGCATCAACTGCGAAAACCCGCAGGACAACTTCGCCCCCAATTCCGGCCTCATTTCGCGCTATGTGTCGCCCGGCGGCCCCGGCGTGCGCCTTGATTCCAATATCAGCGCAGGCTACGAGTTCCCCGCCAACTACGACTCTGCGGGCGCGCTGCTCATATCTTACGCCACTGACTGGGAAAAGGTGCTTGGCATCACGGAACGCGCCCTGAGCGAATATGTGATCGGCGGCATCAAGACCACCATTCCTTTCTTCCGTCAGGTCATCAAGCACCCCCTGTTCAAGCAGGGCGGCATCAATACCAACTTCATCGCCACGCATCCCGAGCTCATGGTTTACACCGACCTTGCGCCCGAAGGCGAGCGTCTTGCCAAGCTGGTGGCCGAGATTTCGGCCAAGGGCTTCAACCCCTACGTGCAGCTTGGCGAATACCGTTCAAGCTCAACGCCCTGTCTTGGACCCTTTGAGCCTGTGCTGCCGCCCATAAGCACGGCTGCGCGCCGTCAGCCTTCGCCCTATCCGCAGGGCGACCGCATGGCCACGCTGGACTATATCCGTGATTCCGGGCTGGTGCACTTTACCGACACCACAACCCGCGACCTCACGCAGTCCAACTCCGGCAACCGCTTGCGCCTTGCCGAAGACAGGCTCATGGGCCCCTACCTTGACAATGCGGGCTTTTTCTCGCTCGAAAACGGCGGCGGGGCGCACTTCCATGTGGCCATGCTGGCTAACATGACCTACCCCTTCACCGAAGCCAAGGAATGGAACCGCTTTGCGCCCAAAACCCTCAAGCAGCTGCTGGTGCGTTCCACCAACGTGCTTGGGTATACGCCGCAGCCGCGCAACCTCATGCTCAAAACGGGCGAAATGATTTGCGACCACTATCAGGTCGTACGTTGCTTCGACTTTTTGAACCATGTGGAAAACATGCGCCCCATTGCCGAAGTGGTCATGGACCGCAAGGACATTATCTTCCAGCCCGCCATTTCCATGTCATGGGCCAAGGGTTTTGACGTCAAGCACTACCTGGGCGTTACCGAAGCCATGCTCCGCATGGTGGGCGACATCATGGGTGCAAGCCCCAAGGAAGCCTCGCGCCACATCATTCTGGGCCTCAAGGACATGGCCGGCGTTTGCCCGCCGCGCTTCATGGACGAGCTGGTCAAAGCCCTGCGCAAAGCATGGCCCGAACTTGTGCTGCACTACCACAGGCACTATACCGACGGCCTTTTCGTGCCCTCCTGCGGTGCCGCGGCCAAGGCCGGTGCGCACATCATCGACGTGGGTCTCGGCTCTTCGGTGCGTTCTTATGGTCAGGGCGATGTGCTTGCCACCATGGCCTATATTGAAGACGAACTGGGCCTCAAGTGCAACCTTGATAAAAACGCCATCCGCGACGCCAACTTTGTCTGCAAGCAGATCATGCCCTACTACGACCGCTACTGCGCGCCGTACTTCCAGGGCATCGACTATGACGTAACGCGCCACGGCATGCCCGGCGGCGCCACTTCCTCCTCGCAGGAAGGCGCCATGAAGCAGGGGTACATTCACCTGCTGCCTTACATGCTCAAGTTCCTTGAAGGCACCCGCCAGATCGTGCGCTATCACGATGTTACCCCCGGCTCGCAGATCACCTGGAACACGGCGTTTCTGGCCGTTACAGGCGCATGGAAGCGGGGTGGCGAAGACGAAGTGCGCTACCTGCTGGAAGTGCTGGGTCAGATCACCCGCACCCCTGAGAAAGAGCTTACGGACGAAATGCGCCGCGCGCGCCTGAACATCTATCAGGACTGCAACGACGCCTTCCGCAACCTGCTCCAGGGCAAATTCGGCAAACTGCCGCTCGGCTTCCCGGCTGACTGGGTCTATCAGAGCGCTTTCGGCTCTGACTGGAAGAGCGCCATGGCGGCCCGCACAGAGGCTTCGCCCCTTGAATCGCTGGCAGAAGTGAACCTTGCAGCCGAAGAAAAGGCCTGCGCCGAAATTCTGAAGCGCAAGCCCAACGATGAAGAGTTTGTGCTGTACCTTAACCATCCGGCAGACGCGCTCAAGACCATCCAGTTCAAGTCCAAGTTCGGCGATCCCAACAACCTGCCTTTGCACATATGGTTCGAGGGTCTGAAAGTCGGCCAGGATCTGTACTTCAACGACAGCAGCGGCAAGCCCCATCATCTTTTGCTGCTCAGCATCTCCAACCCCAACGATGCGGGCATCTCCATCTGCCGTTATGTGCTCGACTCCGAATTCATGAGCTGCGAGGTTCAGGTTCGGCAGCCTTCGGGCAACGGCGCAAAGAGCACGATTATGGCCGACACTGCCAACAAGTATCATGTGGGCGCGCCCAGCAACGGCGATCTGTGGGTCATGTATGTGCATCCCGGTGATGTGGTCAAGGCGGGCGAAGAGCTCTTTAACGTCTCCATCATGAAGCAGGAAAAGGCCGTTCTGGCCCCCATTGACGGCATGGTGAAACGTGTGCTTAAAACCGCCGATTTCAAAGAAAACAAGCAGATGGTTTCGGTCAGAGAAGGTGAGCTTATTGTGGAGCTGGGGCCTGTGCCGCGCATATGCGGCAACGAGGCCTGCGGTCAGCCCATTCCTATGGATAACATCGCATTCTGCCCCTATTGCGGTGTGCGCGTAAGTTAA
- a CDS encoding HD domain-containing protein: MELYLVGGAMRDLLLGRMPTELDFSFSGSMGDFLAAHPDAVCVGKSVNVCLWHGRECMPLRGGTLESDLAARDLTINALALDSAGRLYMHPKAVDDLRDKMMRPASSTAFADDPTRIFRLARFASRWPDWRIAREAFDQMRATPRALLAAIPAERVAKEMLKALALPRPARFFRVLAQGDCLSPWFEEHERARYIPAGPVKWHANSVLGHSLRLMDELAGDAMAVWMALCHDLGKIGTDPALLPHHYGHEARGVPLALNLAKRLRLPAVYARAGALAAEEHMKAGMFATLRTGTSRDLLWRVNQLGLSRPFWKLADADSNSPVSSMAYPGLKAINAVRLPEEWHNRGAESARKLREMQCMALAALSRKRAA; the protein is encoded by the coding sequence ATGGAACTCTACCTCGTCGGCGGCGCAATGCGCGACCTTTTGCTTGGGCGTATGCCCACGGAGCTGGATTTTTCCTTTTCAGGAAGCATGGGCGACTTTTTGGCCGCTCATCCAGATGCGGTCTGCGTGGGTAAAAGCGTCAATGTCTGCCTGTGGCACGGGCGCGAATGCATGCCCCTCCGGGGTGGCACCCTGGAATCTGACCTTGCAGCGCGGGATCTCACTATCAATGCCCTTGCGCTCGACAGCGCGGGGCGGCTGTACATGCATCCCAAGGCGGTTGACGACCTGCGCGATAAAATGATGCGTCCGGCTTCATCCACTGCCTTTGCGGATGACCCCACCAGAATTTTTCGTCTGGCGCGCTTTGCCTCCCGCTGGCCCGACTGGCGCATAGCCCGCGAGGCTTTTGATCAGATGCGCGCCACGCCCAGGGCTTTGCTGGCGGCCATTCCGGCGGAGCGTGTGGCCAAGGAAATGCTCAAGGCGCTGGCCTTGCCGCGCCCGGCGCGATTTTTTCGCGTTCTGGCACAGGGGGATTGTTTATCGCCCTGGTTTGAAGAACACGAACGCGCACGCTATATTCCGGCAGGCCCCGTGAAGTGGCATGCCAACAGCGTGTTGGGCCACAGCCTGCGACTGATGGACGAACTCGCGGGCGATGCCATGGCCGTGTGGATGGCATTATGCCATGACCTCGGAAAAATTGGCACAGACCCTGCACTGCTGCCCCATCATTATGGGCACGAAGCTCGCGGCGTGCCACTTGCACTGAACCTTGCCAAAAGGCTGCGGCTGCCGGCAGTCTATGCCAGGGCTGGGGCGCTCGCTGCGGAAGAACACATGAAGGCGGGCATGTTTGCCACCCTGCGCACCGGCACGAGCCGTGACCTGCTGTGGCGGGTCAACCAGCTCGGGCTTTCGCGTCCTTTCTGGAAGCTGGCGGATGCCGACAGCAACTCACCTGTGAGCAGCATGGCCTACCCCGGCCTGAAGGCCATAAACGCCGTGCGTCTGCCCGAAGAATGGCACAACCGGGGCGCAGAGTCAGCCCGCAAGCTGCGTGAAATGCAATGCATGGCCCTGGCGGCGCTGAGCAGAAAGCGGGCCGCCTAG
- the ybeY gene encoding rRNA maturation RNase YbeY gives MGAVRDRQPQATVRIFCRYPATAWILPLDRRQQRAALSAMLAAAEQASVPVVPPAVELHLVDDAAMSAANRRSMGCQGPTNVLSFPGGCDSPGTLLFSLDTLRRECLLYGQEPGEHALRLLAHGMAHLCGLDHSAQMDAVSDYFMVVAAEAVA, from the coding sequence ATGGGCGCAGTCAGGGACAGGCAACCACAGGCAACCGTGCGCATTTTTTGCCGCTATCCGGCCACAGCATGGATTCTGCCGCTTGACCGCAGACAGCAGCGCGCTGCTCTTTCGGCCATGCTTGCCGCCGCAGAGCAGGCCAGCGTGCCTGTTGTGCCCCCGGCTGTGGAACTGCATCTGGTCGATGATGCCGCCATGAGCGCAGCCAACAGGCGCAGCATGGGCTGTCAGGGCCCTACCAATGTGCTTTCCTTCCCCGGTGGCTGCGATAGCCCCGGCACTCTTCTGTTTTCACTGGATACGCTGCGCAGGGAATGCCTGCTGTACGGGCAGGAGCCGGGCGAGCACGCGCTACGCCTGCTGGCCCACGGAATGGCCCATCTGTGCGGGCTTGACCACAGCGCGCAGATGGATGCGGTGAGCGACTATTTCATGGTAGTCGCCGCCGAAGCAGTGGCTTGA
- a CDS encoding PEP/pyruvate-binding domain-containing protein, with protein MAKIPAAKPAQNKPKGAAPEAVQKKLVLDGAEIVQIGPEAELLVGGKNYNTALISQIQGIQAPHFRAISSIAFHHLLDETKVNGRVVRSVVDREYGRIDWNDPEINQDPDFLQKFVRQLGKQIHQAALAEGEQTNTKLRTFINNIVEGFATSPEGIDQLRKRSVMVQAAILSVEVPNDVAEAVRGAYRDICRENEDDMTPVAVRSSAAGEDSRKKAFAGLQDTYLNMVGEDKVVEAYHWDCSSAYNLRSMTYRREAILDALAKAEETGDESIAENAKLEWAIEHTSLSVCMMQMINPVISGTAFSADTATGCRGTDRRELVSIDASYGLGEAVVGGKVTPDKLYVFQRDDGGEVVIRQMGCKDMKIVYDERGGTREVEVSELEALRWALSLSQAERVAQGVRSVSKAYGGIIMDTEFCIDANDKLWFVQARPETRWNDDLELHPHTIFMRRREVDAKAAAEAEVLVEGNGASRGAGQGTVRFLRSALELNKIAKGDVLAAERTDPDMVPGMRVASAIMADVGGDTSHAAITSRELGIAAIIGIQRLDILRALDGAEVTVDGTRGKVYRGLLPLHLVGGEMDLSKLPLTKTKVGLVLADVGQALFLSRLRNFPQFEVGLLRAEFMLGNISIHPQALEAFDNGELENVVHSKLKELENRLSKVLREQMAAGLIVFNFNLREYVGEVTGLAAEVEAFAEASKSLNAEEVLMQHRKMRELDHKVDQHLEMASRRIEVLKTSNDLADHVRIIMGYDDALALLNPADPESAKRVAEIEATVEEHVRRIKDLPAVTKLMDNINHLREEVSLRSGLKKEMDDLRNLTDKIRGIIKSRGFRTGKEHYVQTLAQNLALFAMAFYGKPITYRTTDFKSNEYRNLLGGSLFEHTEDNPMLGYRGVSRNIHDWEIEAFKLARGVYGGSNLRMMLPFVRTLEEARSMRSYLEQVHKLKSGQDGLKIILMSELPSNAILAKQFISEFDGFSIGSNDMTQMVLATDRDNSRLSHIYDEEDPAVVWAILVSIFTGQKYAKKVGFCGQGVSNSIILRGLVAIAGITSASVVPDTYYQTVFDIASVEGENHSAADLGKWLAAQHHKRLADLMEKTGYGHILKKYKEPQDIQEWYEGELQRRHEQFREHLDTPKEAFYRAELQSFRSTFHKPVIYATWNWNETVEDALHHSGFQNFEEQAKALEYSRTVND; from the coding sequence ATGGCTAAGATTCCCGCCGCCAAACCTGCGCAGAACAAACCCAAGGGCGCAGCGCCCGAGGCAGTTCAGAAAAAACTGGTGCTTGATGGTGCCGAAATTGTGCAGATTGGTCCCGAAGCGGAGTTGCTTGTTGGTGGTAAGAACTACAACACTGCCCTGATCAGTCAGATTCAGGGCATTCAGGCGCCCCATTTTCGCGCCATCTCATCCATTGCCTTTCATCATCTGCTTGATGAAACAAAGGTCAATGGGCGTGTGGTACGCAGCGTGGTGGACCGTGAATACGGGCGCATTGACTGGAACGACCCCGAAATCAACCAGGATCCGGACTTCTTGCAGAAGTTCGTGCGCCAGCTCGGCAAGCAGATTCATCAGGCCGCGCTGGCGGAAGGCGAGCAGACCAATACCAAGCTGCGCACCTTTATCAATAATATAGTCGAAGGTTTCGCCACCTCTCCCGAGGGCATCGACCAGTTGCGCAAGCGCTCGGTCATGGTGCAGGCGGCCATTTTGTCTGTTGAAGTGCCGAACGATGTTGCGGAAGCCGTGCGCGGCGCATACCGCGACATCTGCCGCGAAAATGAAGACGACATGACCCCCGTGGCCGTGCGTTCTTCCGCTGCGGGCGAAGACTCGCGCAAGAAGGCCTTTGCCGGTCTCCAGGATACCTACCTGAACATGGTGGGTGAAGACAAAGTAGTGGAAGCCTACCATTGGGACTGTTCTTCTGCCTACAATCTGCGCTCCATGACCTACCGCCGCGAGGCCATCCTTGACGCGCTGGCCAAGGCCGAAGAAACCGGCGACGAGAGCATTGCTGAAAACGCCAAGCTTGAGTGGGCCATTGAGCACACCTCGCTTTCTGTCTGCATGATGCAGATGATCAACCCCGTGATTTCCGGTACGGCCTTTTCGGCTGATACCGCCACGGGCTGCCGCGGCACAGACCGCCGCGAACTGGTCAGCATTGATGCCAGCTATGGCCTCGGTGAGGCCGTGGTGGGCGGCAAGGTGACGCCTGACAAGCTTTATGTCTTCCAGCGCGATGACGGCGGCGAAGTTGTGATCCGCCAGATGGGCTGCAAGGACATGAAAATCGTCTATGACGAACGTGGCGGCACCCGTGAAGTGGAAGTTTCCGAGCTTGAGGCTCTGCGCTGGGCGCTTTCGCTCAGCCAGGCCGAACGCGTAGCCCAGGGTGTGCGCTCCGTCAGCAAGGCTTACGGCGGCATCATCATGGATACGGAATTCTGCATTGACGCCAACGACAAGCTCTGGTTCGTCCAGGCGCGGCCCGAAACCCGCTGGAACGATGACCTTGAGCTGCACCCCCATACCATCTTCATGCGCCGCCGCGAGGTGGACGCCAAAGCCGCCGCCGAAGCCGAAGTGCTGGTGGAAGGCAATGGCGCTTCACGCGGTGCGGGTCAGGGTACGGTGCGCTTTTTGCGCTCCGCCCTTGAACTGAACAAGATCGCCAAGGGCGATGTGCTTGCCGCCGAACGCACCGACCCGGACATGGTGCCGGGCATGCGTGTGGCATCGGCCATTATGGCCGATGTGGGCGGCGACACGAGCCACGCGGCCATTACTTCGCGCGAGCTTGGCATTGCCGCCATTATTGGCATTCAGCGCCTCGACATCCTGCGTGCGCTCGACGGCGCGGAAGTGACTGTTGACGGCACACGCGGCAAGGTCTATCGCGGCCTTTTGCCCCTGCACCTTGTAGGCGGCGAAATGGATCTCTCCAAGCTGCCCCTTACCAAGACCAAGGTCGGCCTTGTGCTGGCCGATGTGGGTCAGGCGCTGTTCCTCTCCCGTCTGCGTAACTTCCCCCAGTTTGAAGTGGGCCTGCTGCGCGCGGAATTCATGCTTGGCAACATCAGCATCCATCCGCAGGCACTGGAAGCCTTTGACAACGGCGAACTGGAAAATGTGGTGCACAGCAAGCTGAAAGAGCTTGAAAACCGCCTTTCCAAGGTGCTGCGCGAGCAGATGGCTGCCGGTCTGATCGTGTTCAACTTCAACCTGCGTGAATACGTGGGCGAAGTGACCGGCCTTGCCGCAGAAGTTGAAGCCTTTGCCGAAGCGAGCAAGAGCCTGAATGCGGAAGAAGTGCTGATGCAGCACCGCAAAATGCGCGAACTGGATCACAAGGTTGACCAGCACCTCGAAATGGCCTCACGCCGTATTGAAGTGCTCAAGACCTCCAATGATCTGGCCGACCATGTTCGCATCATCATGGGTTACGATGACGCTCTGGCCCTGCTGAATCCGGCTGACCCCGAATCCGCCAAGCGTGTTGCCGAAATCGAAGCCACTGTTGAAGAACATGTGCGCCGCATCAAGGATCTGCCCGCAGTCACCAAGTTGATGGACAACATCAACCATCTGCGTGAAGAAGTGAGCCTGCGCTCCGGCCTGAAAAAGGAAATGGACGACCTGCGCAACCTGACGGACAAAATTCGCGGCATCATCAAGTCCCGCGGCTTCCGTACCGGCAAGGAGCATTACGTTCAGACCCTGGCCCAAAACCTGGCCCTCTTTGCCATGGCCTTCTACGGCAAGCCCATCACGTACCGCACAACCGACTTCAAGAGCAACGAATACCGCAATCTGCTGGGCGGCAGCCTCTTTGAACATACCGAAGACAACCCCATGCTTGGCTATCGCGGCGTTTCCCGTAATATCCATGATTGGGAAATTGAAGCCTTCAAGCTGGCCCGCGGCGTATACGGCGGCTCCAACCTGCGCATGATGCTGCCCTTTGTGCGCACTCTGGAAGAAGCCCGCTCCATGCGCAGCTACCTTGAGCAGGTTCACAAGCTCAAGAGCGGTCAGGACGGCCTGAAGATCATTCTCATGTCCGAGCTGCCTTCCAACGCCATTCTGGCCAAGCAGTTCATCTCCGAGTTTGACGGCTTCTCCATCGGCTCCAACGACATGACCCAGATGGTGCTGGCGACAGACCGCGACAACTCGCGCCTGTCCCACATCTATGACGAGGAAGATCCTGCTGTTGTCTGGGCTATCCTTGTCAGCATATTCACTGGACAGAAGTACGCCAAGAAGGTGGGCTTCTGCGGTCAGGGCGTGTCCAACAGCATCATCCTGCGCGGTCTGGTCGCCATTGCGGGCATAACCTCCGCCTCTGTGGTGCCGGATACCTACTACCAGACCGTGTTCGACATCGCCTCTGTGGAAGGGGAAAACCATTCTGCCGCCG